From one Amaranthus tricolor cultivar Red isolate AtriRed21 chromosome 17, ASM2621246v1, whole genome shotgun sequence genomic stretch:
- the LOC130803853 gene encoding F-box protein At3g54460, with protein MRKEEEKFASLVPLPDYKLCGYLTTVVSSIHSYAKTLEFGTILHICTDGSHVGFKTHSGLFLKSISDPGYSNGDANSNSKESPVMKKKKKKVVKNGKSVKTVKNIFHGNGTVSVIHQLKRLVNQKCLKIVATVVGTSISDNKFRVAVLVDAYLPVALWSGWQFPRSSTTAASLFRHLSCDWSERNLIMMDGYYKDGVTSNKSLWDVADCHALGCKLHSVIPDSSNEKGFELHEIFKSLPCLGEDVKNVSSSITPKDMTPGTGIWDLPDEIVIRILSTLRPIDLVRASATCRHLRLLSVSVMPCIKLRLFPHQQAAVEWMVKREQKAAPLRHPLYLDFLTEDGSVFYINIVSGELVTGSAPMINDFRGGMFCDEPGLGKTVTALSLILKTQGTLPEPPEGAKIIWCLHNGDQKYGYYECSGSRYFGPAFRSPGIRCLSQSDRRSHFSPDDVIPKDHFTPKREKLSTSGEQSALSLSSCLESAGPSSSEHSPSTPTITSCLFRCSRSSNRVKRNLLPIYEYESTSRYLEDNKGKYAGKRKSLENNECSVALNKQIGRKKKKLDLGNEYVVYNENWIQCDSCHKWRRLTDDHLAKSTTAWFCSLNSDPLFQSCNTPEESWDYREPVVYFPGFCSKESPGELPQNVTFFTSVLKEHYALLNCQTKKALTWLARLPYQRLLEMEKVGLVRPGQVSTKEAIGFNKIFEAFGFVKKVKQGVCRWFYPKILDNLVFDLPALRIALCEPLDTFRMYLSRATLVVVPSNLVDHWIAQIQKHVKPGQLRVYIWTDHKKPAVHNLAWDYDVVITTFSRLSAEWNPHKRSFLMQIHWMRVMLDEGHTLGSSVNLSNKMQMAVSLSASNRWILTGTPTPNTPSSQLSHLQPILKFLHDDVYGENSKNWEAGILKPFEAHMEEGKVRLLQVLKRCMISARKADIQCIPPCIKKTTFIDFTEEHSKTYNELVVTVRRNILMADWNDPSHVESLLNPKQWKFRTSTIRNVRLSCCVGGHIKVSDVGQEIQETMDILVQNGLAYLSEEYALIRYCLSFGGDCQRCKEWCRLPIVTPCRHLLCLDCVALDSERCAFPGCGYSYEMQNPEIRTRVENPNPKWPVPKDLIELQPSYKQDSWNSDWQSTSSSKVAYLVQRLKEIQDASRKIVCSRIEGNHVEKSFDVFFPQEPSRKPSIDSSKAPCEKVLIFSQFLEHIHVIEQQLAIADIRYVGMFSPMNGNNKKKALTTFQDDPSCMVLVMDGSAALGLDLSFVTHVFLMEPIWDRSMEEQVISRAHRMGAVRPIHVETLAMRGTIEEQMMEFLQNVDECRRLSKEEHEKTEHEGARAQRSLHDFAERTYLTHLSMVRTKA; from the exons CATCCTTAGTTCCACTTCCTGATTACAAATTATGCGGTTACCTCACAACAGTTGTTTCCTCTATTCATTCTTATGCTAAAACCCTAGAATTCGGCACTATTCTCCACATCTGCACTGATGGATCCCACGTTGGTTTCAAAACCCATTCCGGCCTCTTTCTCAAATCTATCTCCGACCCCGGCTACAGCAATGGTGATGCTAACTCAAATTCGAAGGAGTCACCggtaatgaagaagaagaagaagaaggtggTTAAGAATGGGAAGAGTGTTAAGACAGTAAAGAATATTTTTCATGGAAATGGAACAGTGAGTGTTATTCATCAATTAAAGAGGTTGGTTAATCAGAAATGTTTGAAAATTGTTGCAACTGTTGTTGGAACTTCAATTAGTGATAACAAATTTCGGGTTGCGGTATTGGTGGATGCGTATCTTCCTGTTGCATTGTGGTCTGGTTGGCAGTTTCCTAGGTCTTCTACCACTGCTGCTTCTCTGTTCCGCCATTTGAG TTGTGACTGGTCGGAGCGAAATTTAATTATGATGGATGGCTATTATAAAGATGGAGTTACTAGCAATAAGAGTTTATGGGATGTAGCTGATTGTCATGCTCTTGGATGTAAACTGCATTCTGTTATTCCCGATTCATCTAATGAAAAGGGATTTGAACTACATGAGATTTTTAAGAGCTTACCTTGCTTGGGTGAAGATGTGAAAAATGTTTCTTCAAGTATTACACCCAAGGATATGACACCTGGAACTGGCATTTGGGATTTACCAGATGAAATTGTGATCAGAATTTTATCGACTCTGCGTCCAATCGATCTTGTGAGAGCTTCTGCTACATGTCGTCATCTAAGACTCTTATCTGTATCAGTTATGCCATGTATAAAGCTCAGGCTCTTTCCTCATCAACAAGCTGCTGTAGAGTGGATGGTGAAGCGTGAGCAGAAGGCTGCTCCTTTACGCCACCCCCTTTATCTGGACTTCTTAACTGAAGATGGGTCAGTTTTCTACATCAATATTGTATCTGGTGAATTGGTTACTGGATCAGctccaatgatcaatgattttCGTGGTGGAATGTTCTGCGATGAGCCAGGACTTGGTAAAACTGTTACAGCTCTTTCACTTATTCTGAAGACCCAAGGAACACTGCCTGAACCACCAGAAGGTGCTAAAATAATTTGGTGCTTACATAATGGGGATCAGAAATATGGCTACTATGAATGTAGTGGTAGTAGATACTTTGGTCCGGCTTTTCGATCACCAGGAATAAGATGTTTAAGTCAGAGTGATAGAAGAAGCCATTTTTCTCCTGATGACGTGATCCCTAAAGATCATTTCACGCCAAAGAGGGAAAAATTATCTACTTCTGGGGAGCAGAGTGCACTTTCCTTGTCTTCTTGCCTGGAAAGTGCCGGTCCATCATCATCTGAACATTCTCCCTCCACCCCCACAATCACATCATGTTTATTTCGCTGCTCTAGGAGCTCGAACCGCGTCAAGAGAAATCTTTTACCTATATATGAATATGAAAGTACTTCTAGATACCTTGAAGATAATAAGGGTAAGTATGCAGGAAAACGTAAGTCTCTGGAAAATAACGAGTGTAGTGTTGCTTTAAACAAGCAAATTGGGAGAAAAAAGAAGAAGCTTGATTTGGGGAATGAGTATGTGGTATATAATGAAAATTGGATCCAATGTGATTCTTGCCACAAGTGGCGGAGACTTACTGATGACCATTTAGCGAAGTCTACTACGGCTTGGTTTTGTAGTCTGAACTCTGACCCTCTTTTCCAAAGCTGTAATACTCCAGAAGAGTCATGGGATTATCGTGAACCTGTTGTTTATTTTCCTGGATTTTGCAGCAAAGAAAGTCCTGGAGAACTTCCTCAAAATGTGACATTCTTTACTAGTGTCCTTAAGGAGCATTATGCATTACTTAACTGTCAGACCAAGAAGGCTTTAACTTGGCTTGCTAGACTTCCATATCAGAGACTTTTGGAAATGGAAAAAGTCGGACTTGTTCGTCCAGGTCAAGTGTCGACAAAAGAAGCAATTGGtttcaataaaatatttgaGGCATTTGGCTTTGTGAAGAAGGTGAAGCAGGGTGTATGCCGATGGTTTTACCCAAAAATCCTAGACAATTTGGTCTTTGATTTACCTGCTCTCCGAATTGCTCTTTGTGAGCCATTAGACACATTTAGGATGTATTTATCACGGGCAACTCTAGTTGTGGTTCCATCAAATTTGGTTGATCACTGGATAGCACAGATCCAGAAGCATGTAAAACCAGGGCAATTGCGGGTTTATATCTGGACAGATCATAAAAAGCCTGCTGTGCACAACCTTGCTTGGGATTATGATGTTGTTATAACTACCTTTAGTCGGCTTAGTGCTGAGTGGAATCCTCATAAAAGAAGTTTCTTGATGCAAATTCATTGGATGAGGGTCATGTTAGATGAGGGACATACCTTGGGGTCAAGTGTAAACTTGAGTAATAAAATGCAAATGGCAGTTTCATTGAGTGCTTCAAATCGTTGGATATTGACGGGAACCCCAACTCCAAATACTCCCAGTAGTCAGTTATCTCATCTTCAACCTATTTTGAAATTTCTTCATGATGATGTTTATGGAGAGAATAGCAAGAACTGGGAAGCTGGGATCCTTAAGCCTTTTGAGGCACATATGGAGGAGGGTAAAGTGCGTTTGCTGCAAGTACTTAAGAGGTGCATGATTAGTGCTCGAAAAGCTGACATACAATGCATTCCTCCTTGTATTAAGAAAACTACATTTATTGATTTCACTGAGGAACATTCAAAAACTTACAATGAACTTGTAGTTACTGTGCGGCGTAATATTTTGATGGCTGATTGGAATGATCCTTCTCACGTGGAAAGTTTACTGAACCCAAAGCAGTGGAAATTTAGGACTAGTACCATAAGAAACGTCAGGCTTTCCTGCTGTGTTGGTGGTCATATTAAAGTATCTGATGTTGGTCAAGAAATCCAAGAAACAATGGATATATTAGTTCAAAATGGGTTGGCTTATCTTTCAGAGGAATATGCTTTAATTAGATACTGCCTTTCATTTGGTGGTGATTGTCAGAG ATGCAAGGAATGGTGCCGCCTACCTATTGTTACACCATGCAGACATCTTCTGTGCCTTGATTGTGTTGCTTTGGATAGTGAACGATGTGCGTTTCCTGGATGTGGTTATTCATATGAGATGCAGAATCCTGAAATACGAACACGAGTAGAAAATCCAAATCCAAAGTGGCCTGTCCCAAAAGATCTAATTGAGTTGCAACCATCTTATAAGCAG GATAGCTGGAATTCAGATTGGCAATCAACCTCTAGCAGTAAAGTTGCATATCTTGTTCAGAGGCTGAAGGAAATTCAGGATGCTAGtagaaaaattgtttgttcaAGGATTGAGGGAAATCATGTAGAAAAATCTTTTGATGTCTTTTTCCCTCAAGAACCATCAAGGAAACCAAGTATTGATTCTTCCAAGGCTCCTTGTGAAAAAGTTCTGATATTTTCCCAGTTTCTTGAACACATACATGTAATTGAGCAACAG CTGGCTATTGCTGATATCAGATATGTTGGAATGTTTAGTCCAATGAATGGCAACAATAAG AAGAAGGCTCTCACAACCTTTCAAGATGATCCTAGCTGTATGGTGCTTGTGATGGATGGAAGTGCTGCACTAGGTCTAGATTTGAGCTTTGTAACCCATGTGTTTTTAATGGAGCCAATCTGGGACCGAAG TATGGAGGAACAAGTGATTAGTCGTGCTCATCGTATGGGTGCAGTACGACCTATTCATGTTGAGACCCTAGCGATGCGTGGTACTATTGAAGAGCAAATGATGGAGTTTTTGCAG AATGTTGATGAGTGTAGAAGGTTATCGAAAGAAGAACATGAGAAAACTGAGCATGAAGGAGCTCGTGCACAAAGATCCTTGCATGATTTTGCTGAGAGAACATATTTGACTCACCTGAGCATGGTACGAACAAAGGCATGA